The Zygosaccharomyces rouxii strain CBS732 chromosome A complete sequence genome window below encodes:
- a CDS encoding survival factor 1 family protein (similar to uniprot|Q05948 Saccharomyces cerevisiae YLR225C Hypothetical ORF) → MHWGNKDGVRFVPVREVQSEDDYTIVDNLEQLEWYAKSLHKPSHKSNRVLSAVKKSTETKIETQTVYFTDLKSGRCGFIQLLYSSVIGGIYKGFQLNFKSFRSEESEENEEKESRADVWESFKLEDIKEFSELTVNSSRATFAFKHSLDSSAISKLEIKVDIPVGSNTNGLKIDLVVDLYRGILVNPDGCSYYLDKPLTKDEISKQRDAIFSKKMVRHLFVPRAQCCGNISYLDSKGEKVDLQLDKVPGLYIDAVQGLVPYKAANRWNFLCFQSLTTSLLCMEFTTTEEYNRTTVTIWCSTRNNQIETVGSSINGKNIQFEATTKDDKTGYEYPTQIAFPMGFVEQHLRLVNRYDIMGELPSLVKSLAENIAHIKPYIYQYCQSSTHAGQKGISIIESTFISS, encoded by the coding sequence ATGCATTGGGGTAATAAGGACGGAGTTAGATTTGTACCTGTGAGAGAAGTACAATCGGAAGATGACTACACCATAGTCGACAATTTGGAGCAATTAGAATGGTATGCTAAAAGCCTACATAAACCTTCACACAAAAGTAATAGGGTCCTTAGTGCtgtgaaaaaatcaacagaGACGAAAATTGAGACACAGACGGTTTATTTCacagatttgaaatctggGAGATGTGGATTTATACAACTGCTCTATTCTAGCGTAATAGGAGGTATCTATAAGGGATTTCAGTTGAACTTTAAGAGTTTCCGTAGCGAAGAAAGTGAGgagaatgaagaaaaggaatcTCGAGCTGACGTTTGGGAAAGTTTTAAACTGGAAGATATCAAAGAATTCTCGGAGTTGACGGTCAACTCATCGCGGGCAACATTTGCATTCAAGCATAGTTTAGATAGTTCAGCAATTTCGAAATTGGAGATAAAGGTAGATATCCCGGTTGGAAGTAATACTAATGGACTGAAGATCGATTTAGTGGTAGATCTTTACCGCGGAATCTTGGTAAATCCTGACGGGTGCAGTTATTACCTGGATAAACCACTAACTAAGGATGAAATTAGCAAACAGAGAGATGcaatattttccaagaagatGGTAAGGCACTTGTTTGTACCTAGAGCTCAATGTTGTGGTAATATAAGTTATCTCGATTCAAAAGGTGAAAAAGTCGACCTTCAACTAGACAAAGTTCCGGGACTTTATATAGATGCGGTTCAAGGTTTAGTTCCCTATAAGGCTGCGAACAGGTGGAATTTCCTCTGTTTCCAATCATTGACAACGTCTTTACTCTGTATGGAATTCACCACGACCGAAGAGTATAATCGAACCACGGTAACCATTTGGTGTTCCACTAGGAACAACCAAATTGAAACAGTCGGATCTAGCATTAATGGCAAAAATATACAGTTCGAGGCAACCACTAAGGATGACAAAACTGGTTACGAATATCCGACACAAATTGCATTCCCCATGGGTTTTGTGGAACAACATTTAAGATTAGTAAATCGATATGATATTATGGGCGAACTACCCTCGCTAGTGAAAAGCTTGGCTGAAAACATCGCTCACATTAAGCCCTATATCTATCAATACTGTCAGTCTTCAACCCATGCCGGGCAAAAGGGGATATCTATAATTGAAAGCACTTTTATATCATCATAA
- the UCC1 gene encoding Ucc1p (weakly similar to uniprot|Q05947 Saccharomyces cerevisiae YLR224W Hypothetical ORF), translating into MELDQFPLEILWKLLLACPLELRLVNRKFYHLHNELYREKTLQIVDTVDEEERFWSELKNPIASYIKSLDFLRKDARMIYRTSKDTQEFIDDSWFIIYSALSCPLKCWNSPALCERDSLDMQKPIYAGECVVPVDCHDGIISTKTGRSIPLNAWFFIDKPIAASKVPGFVTEIRQSQYGAYKKRSTQGNVADFIKERGVYCFNLGDLPDIFLNNQDHKINGHYFCPFEIRLVEVGMAPPTYFENSEITFLGYDFNSYGFGKPWILFKCDRDFEASIFNPFESYLAESLAKFTGAFPFSHIDWPSQTADTGEESIEPYFDPNQRAMRHFVYRFPRAQQDWNKERTVADWRAPHLIQ; encoded by the coding sequence ATGGAATTGGATCAGTTCCCACTGGAGATTCTTTGGAAACTACTGCTGGCATGTCCTCTGGAATTGAGACTGGTAAACAGAAAGTTTTATCACTTACACAACGAATTATACAGGGAAAAAACATTGCAGATAGTGGATACTGTCGATGAGGAGGAAAGATTTTGGAGTGAGTTGAAGAATCCAATTGCTTCCTATATCAAAAGTTTAGACTTTCTGCGAAAAGATGCTAGAATGATTTACAGAACCTCAAAGGATACGCAGGAATTTATCGATGACTCATGGTTTATCATTTACAGTGCACTGAGTTGTCCGTTGAAATGTTGGAACAGTCCTGCATTATGTGAGAGGGATTCCCTTGATATGCAGAAGCCCATCTATGCAGGCGAATGTGTAGTGCCCGTTGATTGCCACGATGGGATTATTAGTACCAAGACTGGTCGCAGCATACCTTTAAACGCATGGTTTTTCATCGATAAACCAATAGCAGCATCCAAGGTCCCAGGGTTTGTCACTGAAATTAGACAATCGCAGTATGGTGCTTACAAGAAAAGGAGCACCCAGGGAAACGTGGCAGATTTTATCAAGGAGAGAGGTGTATACTGCTTTAACTTGGGGGATCTACCAGACATCTTCCTGAATAATCAAGATCATAAGATAAATGGCCATTATTTCTGCCCATTTGAAATACGGTTAGTAGAAGTGGGAATGGCACCACCGActtattttgaaaattctgAAATTACATTCTTAGGGTACGACTTTAACAGTTATGGCTTCGGCAAACCGTGGATATTGTTTAAATGTGATCGAGATTTTGAAGCGAGTATCTTTAACCCTTTTGAAAGTTACCTAGCAGAGAGTCTTGCCAAATTTACAGGTGCGTTTCCCTTCAGCCACATCGATTGGCCTTCACAGACGGCAGACACCGGAGAAGAATCTATTGAACCTTATTTTGATCCTAATCAAAGAGCTATGAGACACTTCGTGTACAGATTTCCAAGAGCTCAGCAAGATTGGAATAAAGAACGGACCGTAGCCGATTGGAGGGCTCCACATCTTATTCAATAA
- a CDS encoding uncharacterized protein (weakly similar to uniprot|P39520 Saccharomyces cerevisiae YLR223C IFH1 Essential protein with a highly acidic N-terminal domain IFH1 exhibits genetic interactions with FHL1 overexpression interferes with silencing at telomeres and HM loci potential Cdc28p substrate): protein MTEGSSSRKSPLYSGQVGKKLPGPLAKKYPQNNHLGPVTRPRRFSLLYSSDSSVSEGSDVDEKDADPKKQERRGSDRARSISSNAGGKRSKLIRHSSDIQEEEEEEEDDDDDDDDANDDENDNENGNEISVPEQAVSSDDEEVGDDEESDEDDDDDDDDDDDDNSDSESESNDTSSSEEDIDFVKLQAQRKKRSMKALSALKRDGSNLGEERDSKRLATESRQPDRKTELEPISPILENEQAVSSTDGSDMDEENVNTEALSFKFRKDDDGIRFGKVDDEDSEEDIGEEVQDADDTSNNNSLEIQPDDNLNQLHVPHFSDSEDSEYNIDQDAYFNAIEDEDDLVGIENGLDPNEDEDGDVLREEENMISALQNDDDISFDGSIRESGSDPETMSVSAAEQNRSVDGDDESDDEDDEMMTVFDMPFFEDPKFASLYYCEDGSEPRLSLSTSLPLLTSDEKMLRKNRREAKKLERKERIQRRKQLKEKRSRVKKSGVKKAKSDYNDEEFMFGVFFNNDQDDSESGFNGGSLELKKKLDFDSPLRRLGSAAASDISSDDEYDNILMDIANIPSSDDSDDEKITKDKKGHENGEEKIDESVESTSDGLELELGETDDELQDDSSVSNVFIDIDDLDPDSFYFHYSEDDASTSYSEMMTDDTDADKKEKEEDSKEDAVETVTYANDESTDEDDNLPPPSSRSKNIGTKAKEVVSANVVGLKPPKLGTWETDSKPFTIIDGLSTKSLYPLIQEHQHLLEQQQRAQSQSPEYHSPHEVTSANGDELTLNELLNMSELEDEEAPAPSYSQAASDWYQRPAVPLSAFRNKGVNSHEDDEVMLPANSTRKVPIGYIGSERTRRKIDKVKELQRKKNEKKRKLKKRKRLLKLKRDRQRAEKENGVQSHEAIGVDEGEASLQLPDSDFIMDRAIEDAQQETEGQRSRKNSVKSVGLAEIHEILGNDNSDLLENNVEFFDAQAEEDAAAMEVTDADILASLTAPVDLNDVGRRPFWRRRQSMVEAAAENLRFTKNGLFSESALADIEGFFNNSGVTSNAFEFNESLQ from the coding sequence ATGACAGAGGGTAGTAGCTCTCGAAAAAGTCCCTTATATAGTGGACAAGTCGGTAAAAAATTACCAGGACCTTTAGCAAAGAAATACCCACAGAATAACCATTTAGGACCTGTTACGAGGCCCAGGCGTTTCAGTCTTTTATACAGTTCAGACTCTTCAGTCAGTGAAGGATCTGATGTGGATGAGAAAGATGCAGACCCTAAGAAACAAGAGAGAAGAGGAAGCGACAGAGCTAGAAGTATATCTAGCAATGCTGGAGGCAAGAGAAGTAAACTGATACGTCATTCATCTGACATCcaggaggaagaagaagaagaagaggacgatgatgacgatgatgacgatgcgaacgatgatgaaaatgacaACGAGAATGGCAATGAGATTTCCGTACCTGAACAAGCTGTCTCCAGTGATGACGAGGAAGTaggtgatgatgaggagTCCGAcgaggatgatgatgatgatgatgatgatgatgatgatgacaaCTCAGACTCCGAGAGTGAAAGTAATGATACCAGTTCTTCAGAAGAGGATATAGATTTTGTTAAACTGCAGGCacagagaaagaaaagatctaTGAAGGCATTGTCtgctttgaaaagagatggTTCGAATTTAggtgaagaaagagattCCAAAAGATTGGCCACGGAAAGCCGGCAACCTGATAGAAAAACTGAATTGGAACCTATTAGTCCtatattggaaaatgagCAAGCTGTAAGTTCCACTGATGGTAGTGAcatggatgaagaaaatgtgAATACTGAAGCTTTATCGTTTaaatttagaaaagatGACGACGGCATAAGGTTTGGTaaagttgatgatgaagacaGTGAAGAAGacattggtgaagaagtaCAAGATGCTGATGATACCTCTAATAACAACTCCCTAGAAATTCAGCCAGACGACAATCTGAATCAACTGCATGTACCGCACTTCTCAGATTCAGAAGACTCGGAATACAATATTGACCAAGATGCATATTTCAATGCCATCGAAGACGAAGACGATTTGGTAGGTATTGAGAATGGTTTAGATcctaatgaagatgaggatggtGATGTTCTacgtgaagaagaaaacatGATATCTGCATTGCAAAATGACGATGATATTTCATTTGACGGTAGCATAAGAGAATCTGGATCTGATCCAGAAACGATGAGTGTATCAGCGGCAGAGCAGAATAGATCGGTTGATGGcgatgatgaaagtgatgatgaagacgatgaaaTGATGACTGTCTTTGATATGCCCTTTTTCGAAGATCCCAAATTCGCCAGTCTTTACTACTGTGAAGATGGTAGTGAACCTCGACTCAGTCTTTCCACATCTTTACCACTGCTTACCTCTGATGAAAAGATGCTAAGAAAAAACAGAAGGGAAGCTAAAAAGCTAGAAAGGAAAGAGCGTATACAGAGACGTAAACAGCTTAAAGAGAAACGCAGTAGAGTAAAGAAATCGGGGGTCAAGAAGGCAAAGTCCGATTATAACGATGAGGAATTTATGTTCGGtgtttttttcaacaatgaCCAAGACGATAGCGAGAGTGGGTTCAATGGTGGAAGCCTagagttgaagaagaaattggatttCGATTCGCCCTTGCGTCGTTTGGGATCTGCGGCTGCTTCTGATATCAGTTCTGATGACGAATATGATAACATTTTAATGGATATCGCTAATATACCTTCCAGCGATGACtctgatgatgagaagatTACCAAGGATAAAAAAGGCCATGAAAATGGtgaggaaaaaattgatgaatccGTTGAATCAACATCTGATGGGTTAGAATTGGAGCTTGGAGAGACGGACGATGAATTGCAAGACGATTCCAGCGTGAGCAATGTGTTTATCGAcattgatgatttggatCCAGATTCGTTTTATTTCCATTAcagtgaagatgatgcaTCCACTTCATACTCTGAAATGATGACTGATGATACAGATGCAgacaagaaagaaaaggagGAGGATAGTAAAGAGGATGCCGTGGAGACCGTGACTTATGCCAATGACGAATCCACTGATGAGGACGATAATCTACCACCTCCTAGTTCTAGAAGTAAAAACATTGGTACCAAGGCTAAAGAAGTCGTTAGCGCAAATGTTGTTGGCTTGAAACCTCCTAAACTTGGAACTTGGGAAACCGATAGTAAACCTTTCACGATTATCGATGGTCTTTCCACCAAGTCCTTATACCCCTTGATACAAGAACATCAGCATTTATTGGAACAACAACAGAGAGCTCAATCACAAAGCCCAGAATACCACTCCCCTCATGAAGTCACATCTGCTAACGGTGACGAATTGACTTTGAACGAACTTTTGAATATGAGTGAGCtggaagatgaggaagcACCTGCTCCCTCATATTCTCAAGCGGCTTCCGATTGGTACCAAAGACCTGCAGTTCCCCTATCTGCCTTTAGGAATAAAGGTGTCAATTCccatgaagatgatgaagttaTGTTGCCTGCCAATTCCACCAGAAAAGTGCCCATTGGTTATATTGGGAGTGAACGTACTAGAAGAAAGATAGATAAagttaaagaattacaacGGAAGAAAAAcgaaaagaagagaaagttgaagaagagaaagagacttttgaaattgaaacgAGACAGGCAGCGTGCTGAAAAGGAGAATGGTGTACAAAGTCATGAGGCTATTGGCGTAGATGAAGGAGAGGCATCTCTACAACTTCCAGATTCTGATTTTATCATGGATCGTGCAATTGAAGATGCACAGCAGGAGACCGAGGGACAGAGATCGAGGAAGAATTCCGTTAAAAGCGTTGGTCTGGCAGAAATTCATGAAATTTTGGGGAATGACAACAGTGATCTCTTAGAGAATAACgttgaatttttcgatGCTCAggctgaagaagatgcagCAGCCATGGAAGTCACTGATGCAGATATCCTGGCCTCTTTAACGGCACCAGTAGATCTCAACGATGTGGGTCGTCGTCCATTTTGGAGACGTCGGCAAAGTATGGTGGAAGCAGCAGCAGAAAACCTGAGGTTTACAAAAAATGGGTTATTTAGCGAAAGTGCGCTAGCAGACATTGAAGgttttttcaacaatagTGGAGTCACATCTAATGCTTTTGAATTCAATGAGAGTTTACAATGA